The DNA window ATAATGGAATACATGTAGACATATCGATATCAGATTTGTATTCAAGCTATAAATATGTGGCCTCAAAACAAGCCAAATTAACTCTTTGGAACTTACCTTTAGACTTTACAGAATCAATCAAAGAAGGCGACATCGTCAAAATATTTTATAAGAAGTTTTATGACGCCAAACAATATGACTTTATTATGGCTGGATATTTAGGAGTGCCGATGAGCACTGATTATCCCAGTGGCGACTTTAGTGTTGATTTGGAACTTCATTTAGCCTCAAAGAGTAATTTCTTTAATAGAAAACTTGAAAATACTCAATTTCAAGGTATGACCGTTGAAGAAGCAATTAAATCGACTTTCCCAAATAGAAATATCATTAATATGAGCATAAAAGATCGTTCTACAATAATTACTGAAAGTTTTTATGCAGAAACACCTAAAGAATTTGTCGAAAAAATAACTAAAAAATATGTTCAAAGTATTAAAACAGATATTGGAAATAATAATGGTGTTGAATGTAATTATATATTTACAAATATTAATTTGTCTGAACCAGACTCAAAATATATGCCCCTTGAAGACTTTGGACTTGAATTTATTCCTCAACAAGAGATTAGTATTGGCACTACTAGAAAAATTAGAATGATTTATTGGCGTGCCAAAATTATGTATACACACACATTAAAAGTTGGAACTAAGGTTAGTTTCATTGACTCGCTTGGTCAAAAGATTAAAAACACAATTTTAGAAACTAGTGCCATATTAAGTAACACTGGCGAATGTTCTTTAATGCTAAAACTTCATGACGATTCTAATCATATTAAAATCGAAGGATAATAAATGAACGGAAATTATGAAATTTATAGAATGAATGCTAAAATGCAAGGCTCTGCATTAACACAAGAAGAGATAAAACAATGGATATACTCTAATGTCTTTATTTCTAAAGTGGGCATTAT is part of the Borrelia hispanica CRI genome and encodes:
- a CDS encoding DUF693 family protein, with amino-acid sequence NGIHVDISISDLYSSYKYVASKQAKLTLWNLPLDFTESIKEGDIVKIFYKKFYDAKQYDFIMAGYLGVPMSTDYPSGDFSVDLELHLASKSNFFNRKLENTQFQGMTVEEAIKSTFPNRNIINMSIKDRSTIITESFYAETPKEFVEKITKKYVQSIKTDIGNNNGVECNYIFTNINLSEPDSKYMPLEDFGLEFIPQQEISIGTTRKIRMIYWRAKIMYTHTLKVGTKVSFIDSLGQKIKNTILETSAILSNTGECSLMLKLHDDSNHIKIEG